The proteins below come from a single Plantactinospora sp. KBS50 genomic window:
- a CDS encoding sugar ABC transporter substrate-binding protein gives MKRWSGFGPVTAVVASAAMLLTACGGSDEKAADTSKLTVWMMGEGGEAQNSFLDAVEAEFKQKHPETDVVVQYVPWLEAPTKFQAALAGGEGPDVTELGNTETQGWAQQEALADLTGRMSGWAEGKDILPDLVRNAQLDGKQYGVPWYAGVRGMYYRTDWFAEAGITQPPTTWDELVADAKAVQAKKSGTYGIALPGNSELPFYSFLWAAGGEIATRDGDTWKSGYTSPEARKAVEFWTGLVTRDKVAPPAAAGWNEVDARTQFATGKAAMTFAGSWQQGAMKKDNPDIEKVWGTFPIPGPDGKPAPAFAGGSDIAIWRDSKRQDLAWDYMTVLLSKANDGKWASSVGFFPVYQDLVAGNTYASDKIMAPFATAMQNTRLTPLTPKWVEVSRNKTVTQAMNSSVIKGQKSVEQATSDAAAEMDSILNGQ, from the coding sequence GTGAAGAGGTGGAGCGGGTTCGGCCCGGTTACCGCCGTGGTGGCCTCGGCAGCGATGCTGCTCACCGCGTGCGGCGGATCGGACGAGAAGGCGGCCGACACCAGCAAGCTGACGGTCTGGATGATGGGCGAGGGCGGCGAGGCGCAGAACTCCTTCCTCGACGCCGTGGAGGCCGAGTTCAAACAGAAGCACCCCGAGACCGACGTGGTGGTGCAGTACGTCCCGTGGCTGGAGGCGCCGACGAAGTTCCAGGCGGCGCTGGCCGGCGGCGAGGGACCCGACGTCACCGAACTGGGCAACACCGAGACGCAGGGCTGGGCCCAGCAGGAGGCGCTGGCCGACCTCACCGGCCGGATGTCCGGCTGGGCGGAGGGCAAGGACATCCTGCCGGACCTGGTGAGGAACGCCCAGCTCGACGGCAAGCAGTACGGCGTGCCCTGGTACGCGGGCGTGCGCGGCATGTACTACCGCACCGACTGGTTCGCCGAGGCGGGCATCACGCAGCCCCCGACCACCTGGGACGAGTTGGTGGCCGACGCCAAGGCGGTGCAGGCCAAGAAGTCCGGCACCTACGGCATCGCGCTGCCCGGCAACTCGGAGCTGCCGTTCTACTCCTTCCTCTGGGCGGCCGGCGGGGAGATCGCGACCCGGGACGGCGACACCTGGAAGTCCGGCTACACCTCGCCGGAGGCCCGCAAGGCGGTCGAGTTCTGGACCGGGCTGGTGACCAGGGACAAGGTGGCGCCGCCCGCCGCGGCCGGCTGGAACGAGGTCGACGCCCGGACCCAGTTCGCCACCGGGAAGGCCGCGATGACCTTTGCCGGTAGCTGGCAGCAGGGTGCCATGAAGAAGGACAACCCGGATATCGAGAAGGTCTGGGGTACGTTCCCGATTCCCGGCCCGGACGGCAAGCCGGCTCCGGCCTTCGCCGGTGGTTCGGACATCGCCATCTGGCGGGACAGCAAGCGCCAGGACCTCGCCTGGGACTACATGACCGTGCTGCTGAGCAAGGCCAACGACGGCAAGTGGGCGAGCAGCGTCGGCTTCTTCCCGGTCTACCAGGACCTGGTCGCCGGCAACACGTACGCCAGCGACAAGATCATGGCGCCGTTCGCGACCGCCATGCAGAACACCAGGCTCACGCCGCTGACCCCGAAGTGGGTGGAGGTCAGCCGGAACAAGACGGTCACCCAGGCGATGAACAGCTCGGTGATCAAGGGTCAGAAGTCGGTCGAGCAGGCGACCTCGGACGCGGCGGCCGAGATGGACAGCATCCTCAACGGTCAGTGA
- a CDS encoding enoyl-CoA hydratase-related protein, translating into MTQAAEQLVQVSTAAGVTTITLDSPRNRNALSTALMAQLLDALAAAVADDAVRVVVLAHTGPVFCSGADLKETAAAYAGGTVPAGALGEVLAAIWECPKPVLAQVGGPARAGGLGLIAAADVAVCASTATFAFTEVRIGVIPAVISGTVLRRLTPRAAAELYLTGEIFDGARAAQIGLVTAAVPAAELTGTVRRYCAALVRGAPGALAGTKELLRRPAGADLRTELAELSALSTGYFHSEEGREGVLAFREKRSPRWVTDPE; encoded by the coding sequence ATGACCCAGGCCGCCGAGCAGCTCGTCCAGGTGTCCACCGCCGCCGGGGTGACCACGATCACCCTGGACAGCCCACGCAACCGCAACGCGCTCTCCACGGCGCTGATGGCGCAGCTGCTGGACGCGCTCGCGGCGGCGGTCGCCGACGACGCCGTCCGGGTGGTCGTGCTGGCGCACACCGGCCCGGTGTTCTGCTCCGGCGCCGACCTCAAGGAGACCGCCGCGGCGTACGCGGGCGGGACCGTGCCGGCCGGCGCCCTGGGTGAGGTCCTGGCGGCGATCTGGGAGTGCCCGAAGCCGGTGCTGGCCCAGGTGGGCGGCCCGGCCCGGGCCGGCGGGCTCGGGCTGATCGCGGCGGCCGACGTGGCGGTCTGCGCCAGCACGGCAACCTTCGCGTTCACCGAGGTCCGCATCGGGGTGATCCCGGCGGTCATCTCCGGCACCGTGCTGCGCCGGCTCACCCCCCGGGCCGCCGCCGAGCTGTACCTGACCGGCGAGATCTTCGACGGCGCCCGCGCCGCGCAGATCGGCCTGGTCACCGCGGCCGTGCCGGCGGCCGAGCTGACCGGGACGGTACGCCGGTACTGCGCGGCCCTGGTGCGCGGCGCACCCGGCGCGCTGGCCGGCACCAAGGAACTGCTCCGCCGGCCGGCCGGGGCGGACCTGCGTACCGAGCTGGCGGAACTGTCCGCGCTCTCCACCGGCTACTTCCACTCCGAGGAGGGCCGGGAGGGCGTGCTGGCGTTCCGCGAGAAGCGCTCGCCACGGTGGGTGACCGATCCTGAATGA
- a CDS encoding carbohydrate ABC transporter permease, translated as MRRFARNGAGLLVALFAVFPVYWMIATSLKSNRDIFAATPRPVPTRPTLEHYREILTGNLIPGVTFVDFFVNSVLVAGATVLLSGLVALLAATAVARFRFRLRTTFLMMLLVVQMIPLEALVIPLFLMIQRLGLYNTLPSLILTYLGFSLPFAIWMLRGFVAAVPKELEEAAAIDGASRGQIFRRVLLPLVAPGLVATSIFSFITAWNELIFALTFINNQQRYTLPVAMTFFFGRDDTAWGSVMAASTLITLPVIVFFVLVQRRMVSGLVAGAVKG; from the coding sequence GTGAGGCGGTTCGCGCGCAACGGTGCCGGGCTGCTGGTGGCGCTGTTCGCGGTCTTCCCGGTCTACTGGATGATCGCGACGTCGCTGAAGTCGAACCGCGACATCTTCGCCGCCACGCCCCGCCCGGTGCCCACCCGACCGACGCTGGAGCACTACCGGGAGATCCTCACCGGCAACCTGATCCCCGGCGTCACGTTCGTGGACTTCTTCGTCAACAGCGTGCTGGTGGCCGGGGCGACGGTGCTGCTCAGCGGGCTGGTCGCGCTGCTCGCGGCGACGGCCGTGGCGCGGTTCCGGTTCCGGTTGCGCACCACGTTCCTGATGATGCTGCTGGTGGTGCAGATGATTCCGCTGGAGGCGCTGGTCATCCCGCTGTTCCTGATGATCCAGCGGCTCGGGCTCTACAACACGCTGCCCAGCCTGATCCTCACGTACCTGGGCTTCTCGCTGCCGTTCGCGATCTGGATGCTGCGCGGCTTCGTCGCCGCGGTGCCCAAGGAACTGGAGGAGGCGGCGGCGATCGACGGGGCCAGCCGGGGGCAGATCTTCCGCCGGGTGCTGCTGCCGCTGGTGGCTCCGGGCCTGGTGGCCACCAGCATCTTCTCGTTCATCACCGCCTGGAACGAGCTGATCTTCGCGCTGACGTTCATCAACAACCAGCAGCGGTACACCCTGCCGGTGGCCATGACGTTCTTCTTCGGCCGGGACGACACGGCGTGGGGCTCGGTGATGGCCGCCTCCACCCTGATCACGCTGCCGGTCATCGTGTTCTTCGTGCTGGTGCAGCGGCGGATGGTGTCCGGCCTGGTGGCCGGGGCGGTGAAGGGCTGA
- a CDS encoding 16S rRNA (uracil(1498)-N(3))-methyltransferase: MSAPLFLVDELPGGGTGVLDGAEGRHAATVQRLRVGERLILADGRGGTATAEVSAVGRGTLDYRIEQTRYAAPPDPRLVAVQGIAKGDRGELAVQAMTETGVDEIVPWAAARSVAQWRGERGARSRERWTSTAREAAKQARRPWLPVVGGDPDVSTAQVARRLAGAAVAVVLHEEATERLTAVELPAAGEIVLVIGPEGGITPDELSAFAAVGARPVRLGDAVLRTSTAGVAALAVLSARLRRW; the protein is encoded by the coding sequence GTGAGCGCACCCCTGTTCCTGGTCGACGAGCTGCCGGGCGGCGGCACCGGCGTCCTCGACGGCGCGGAGGGCCGGCACGCCGCCACCGTGCAACGGCTGCGGGTCGGCGAACGGCTGATCCTCGCCGACGGCCGGGGCGGCACGGCCACCGCCGAGGTCAGCGCCGTCGGCCGGGGCACCCTGGACTACCGGATCGAGCAGACCCGGTACGCCGCACCGCCCGACCCGCGGCTCGTGGCGGTGCAGGGCATCGCCAAGGGCGACCGGGGCGAGCTGGCGGTGCAGGCGATGACCGAGACCGGGGTGGACGAGATCGTGCCGTGGGCCGCGGCCCGGTCGGTGGCGCAGTGGCGGGGTGAGCGCGGCGCCCGCTCCCGGGAGCGCTGGACGAGCACCGCCCGGGAGGCCGCCAAGCAGGCCCGCCGGCCCTGGCTGCCCGTGGTCGGCGGCGACCCGGACGTCTCGACCGCTCAGGTGGCCCGCCGGCTGGCCGGCGCCGCCGTGGCGGTCGTGCTGCACGAGGAGGCGACCGAGCGGCTCACCGCGGTCGAGCTGCCGGCCGCCGGGGAGATCGTGCTGGTGATCGGGCCCGAGGGCGGGATCACCCCGGACGAGCTGTCGGCCTTCGCCGCCGTCGGGGCGCGGCCGGTCCGGCTGGGCGACGCGGTGCTGCGTACCTCGACGGCCGGCGTGGCCGCGCTCGCGGTGCTCTCGGCCCGCCTCCGCCGCTGGTGA
- a CDS encoding serine hydrolase, translating to MTDAVPRLERMTRQVQAAARVPALAVALHRADRPMWSYAVGGTGNATALDAETRFRIGSVTKSLTAVLVLQCRDDGLLDLDDPIGRHLDVPAHRELTVARLLSHTAGLQREPYGDVWDTLRVPDLDQMLVDLARVERVLPTGRRYHYSNLGLSLLGHAVGRLRGGTWAEVLAERILTPLGLAGTAVEGGPRAATGFLVDAYSDEARAEPPIDLGPLGPAAQLWSTAGDMARWAAFLADPGTVDPRGAVLRPETLEEMRWPRTVTDETSWGAGFGLGLILLPQGDRVVHVGHDGAMPGFLASVYGRRGGTGTPQAMGCAVLASSGTAGEIGELPHRLMAAAVQDDPAEITPWSPGRPAPAAYRGLLGRWWSEGFEFVFGWHDGALQARGADSPAGLPPAVFAPLPDRPDVLRTVSGREAGELLRLTRDESGTVVTMHWATYRFSRRQETFERYDFRG from the coding sequence ATGACCGACGCGGTGCCACGGCTGGAGCGGATGACCCGGCAGGTCCAGGCCGCGGCCCGGGTGCCGGCGCTGGCGGTGGCCCTGCACCGGGCCGACCGCCCGATGTGGTCGTACGCGGTCGGCGGCACCGGCAACGCCACCGCGCTGGACGCCGAAACCCGGTTCCGGATCGGCTCGGTCACCAAGAGCCTGACCGCGGTGCTGGTGCTGCAGTGCCGCGACGACGGGCTGCTCGACCTCGACGACCCGATCGGCCGGCACCTGGACGTACCGGCGCACCGGGAGCTGACGGTGGCCCGGCTGCTGTCGCACACCGCCGGCCTGCAGCGCGAGCCGTACGGCGACGTGTGGGACACGCTGCGGGTGCCGGACCTCGACCAGATGCTGGTCGACCTGGCCCGGGTGGAGCGGGTGCTGCCGACCGGGCGGCGCTACCACTACTCCAATCTCGGCCTGTCGCTGCTCGGGCACGCCGTGGGCCGGCTGCGCGGCGGTACCTGGGCGGAGGTGCTCGCCGAGCGGATCCTGACCCCGCTCGGTCTGGCCGGCACCGCCGTCGAGGGCGGGCCGCGGGCGGCGACCGGGTTCCTGGTCGACGCGTACTCCGACGAGGCCCGGGCCGAACCGCCGATCGACCTCGGCCCGCTCGGCCCGGCGGCCCAGCTCTGGAGCACGGCCGGGGACATGGCCCGGTGGGCGGCCTTCCTGGCCGATCCCGGCACCGTCGACCCGCGGGGCGCGGTGCTGCGGCCGGAGACCCTGGAGGAGATGCGCTGGCCCCGCACGGTGACCGACGAGACGTCCTGGGGGGCCGGGTTCGGCCTGGGGCTGATCCTGCTGCCGCAGGGCGACCGGGTGGTGCACGTCGGCCACGACGGGGCCATGCCCGGCTTCCTGGCCTCGGTGTACGGCCGGCGCGGCGGCACCGGCACGCCGCAGGCCATGGGCTGCGCGGTGCTGGCCTCGTCCGGCACCGCCGGCGAGATCGGCGAGCTGCCGCACCGGCTGATGGCCGCCGCCGTGCAGGACGACCCGGCGGAGATCACGCCCTGGTCGCCGGGCCGGCCGGCGCCGGCGGCGTACCGGGGTCTGCTGGGCCGGTGGTGGAGCGAGGGCTTCGAGTTCGTCTTCGGCTGGCACGACGGCGCGCTGCAGGCGCGCGGCGCGGACAGCCCGGCCGGGCTGCCGCCGGCGGTGTTCGCGCCGCTGCCCGACCGGCCGGACGTGCTGCGCACGGTCTCCGGCCGGGAGGCGGGCGAGCTGTTGCGGCTCACCCGGGACGAATCGGGCACCGTGGTCACAATGCACTGGGCGACGTACCGGTTCAGTCGCCGGCAGGAAACGTTCGAGCGGTACGACTTCCGCGGCTGA
- the hemW gene encoding radical SAM family heme chaperone HemW, translated as MPGALPDGEPVPADGALPAAALSEVGRRGFGVYVHVPFCASRCGYCDFNTYTASELGGGADRETYPDSVLAELALARRVLADAPPRRVDTVFVGGGTPTLLPPADLARILEGIDATWGLAPDAEVTTEANPESVTPRSLAALRAAGFTRISLGMQSAAPGVLAVLDRRHTPGRATAAAREAREAGFAHVNLDLIYGTPGERPEDFAESLAQVSAAGVDHVSAYALIVEDGTRLAARMRRGELPYPSDDVAADRYLAAEAALSAAGLGWYEVSNWAATPAARCRHNLLYWTGADWWGLGPGAHSHVGGVRWWNVKHPSGYAARLAAGRSPGHGREVLTAADRRTEDVMLRLRLADGLPLAALDEPGRVAAGRALADGLLDAEPYAAGRAVLTLRGRLLADAVVRDLLP; from the coding sequence ATGCCCGGCGCCCTCCCAGACGGTGAACCCGTACCCGCCGACGGCGCGCTGCCGGCCGCCGCGCTGAGCGAGGTCGGCCGGCGCGGCTTCGGCGTGTACGTCCACGTGCCGTTCTGCGCGAGCCGCTGCGGGTACTGCGACTTCAACACCTACACCGCGAGCGAGCTGGGCGGCGGTGCGGACCGGGAGACGTACCCGGACTCGGTGCTGGCCGAGCTGGCGCTGGCCCGGCGGGTGCTGGCGGACGCGCCGCCGCGCCGGGTGGACACCGTCTTCGTCGGCGGCGGCACGCCCACGCTGCTGCCGCCGGCGGACCTGGCCCGGATCCTGGAGGGCATCGACGCCACCTGGGGGCTGGCGCCGGACGCGGAGGTGACCACCGAGGCCAACCCGGAGTCGGTGACGCCGCGGTCGCTGGCGGCGCTGCGCGCCGCCGGCTTCACCAGGATCTCCCTGGGCATGCAGTCGGCCGCACCCGGCGTGCTGGCGGTGCTCGACCGGCGGCACACCCCGGGCCGGGCCACCGCCGCGGCCCGGGAGGCGCGGGAGGCCGGCTTCGCGCACGTCAACCTGGACCTGATCTACGGCACGCCGGGGGAGCGCCCGGAGGACTTCGCGGAGTCGCTGGCCCAGGTGAGCGCCGCCGGGGTGGACCACGTCAGCGCGTACGCGCTGATCGTGGAGGACGGCACCCGGCTGGCCGCCCGGATGCGCCGGGGCGAGCTGCCGTACCCGTCCGACGACGTTGCGGCGGACCGCTACCTGGCGGCGGAGGCCGCGCTGAGCGCCGCCGGCCTCGGCTGGTACGAGGTGTCGAACTGGGCCGCCACGCCGGCCGCCCGGTGCCGGCACAACCTGCTCTACTGGACCGGCGCCGACTGGTGGGGTCTGGGCCCGGGGGCGCACAGTCACGTCGGCGGCGTGCGCTGGTGGAACGTCAAGCACCCGAGCGGGTACGCGGCGCGGCTGGCCGCCGGCCGGTCCCCGGGGCACGGCCGGGAGGTGCTGACCGCCGCCGACCGGCGGACCGAGGACGTGATGTTGCGGTTGCGGCTGGCCGACGGGTTGCCGCTGGCGGCGCTGGACGAGCCGGGTCGGGTCGCGGCCGGCCGGGCGCTGGCCGACGGGCTGCTCGATGCCGAGCCGTACGCCGCCGGCCGGGCCGTGCTGACGCTGCGCGGTCGGCTGCTCGCCGACGCGGTGGTGCGCGACCTGCTGCCCTGA
- the hrcA gene encoding heat-inducible transcriptional repressor HrcA: MGLDERKLDVLRAIVEDYVSTQEPVGSRALVERHQLGVSPATVRNDMAVLEEEGYIRQPHTSAGRVPTDRGYRLFVDRLSRVKPLSPAERRAIERFLVGAVDLDDVVHRTVRLLAQLTRQVAVVQYPSLARSSVRHLELVPISTTRLMVVMIADTGRVEQRLVEMPGPVPADDVLDLRRLVNEKLVGTRLSETPPLVQALVEEAAPALRGAMVALSSVLLETLVERHEERIALAGTANLTRAGLLDFQGSLRPILEALEEEVILLKLIGETEPSTTRVRIGDENEIDNLRGTSVVSTGYGPGVTIVGGLGVLGPTRMDYPGTIATVRAVARYVGDLLAQN; the protein is encoded by the coding sequence ATGGGTCTCGACGAGCGCAAGCTCGACGTCCTGCGGGCGATCGTGGAGGACTACGTCTCCACCCAGGAGCCGGTGGGCAGCCGGGCCCTGGTCGAGCGGCACCAGTTGGGTGTGTCGCCGGCCACGGTGCGCAACGACATGGCCGTGCTGGAGGAGGAGGGCTACATCCGGCAACCGCACACCAGCGCCGGTCGGGTCCCGACCGACCGCGGCTACCGGCTGTTCGTCGACCGGCTCTCCCGGGTCAAGCCGCTCAGCCCGGCGGAGCGCCGGGCCATCGAGCGCTTCCTGGTGGGCGCCGTCGACCTGGACGACGTGGTGCACCGGACGGTCCGGCTGCTCGCCCAGCTCACCCGCCAGGTCGCCGTGGTGCAGTACCCGAGCCTGGCCCGGTCGTCCGTCCGGCACCTGGAGCTGGTGCCGATCTCCACCACCCGGCTGATGGTGGTCATGATCGCCGACACCGGCCGGGTGGAGCAGCGGCTGGTCGAGATGCCGGGTCCGGTGCCGGCCGACGACGTGCTCGACCTGCGCCGGCTGGTCAACGAGAAGCTGGTCGGCACCCGGCTGTCCGAGACGCCGCCGCTGGTGCAGGCGCTCGTCGAGGAGGCCGCCCCGGCGCTGCGCGGTGCGATGGTGGCGCTGTCGTCGGTGCTGCTGGAGACTCTGGTGGAGCGGCACGAGGAGCGGATCGCGCTGGCCGGGACCGCCAACCTGACCCGGGCCGGCCTGCTGGACTTCCAGGGTTCGCTGCGGCCGATCCTGGAGGCGCTGGAGGAGGAGGTCATCCTGCTCAAGCTCATCGGCGAGACGGAGCCCAGCACCACCCGGGTCCGGATCGGCGACGAGAATGAGATCGACAACCTCCGGGGCACCTCGGTGGTGAGCACCGGCTACGGTCCGGGTGTCACCATCGTTGGTGGTCTGGGTGTCCTGGGTCCGACAAGGATGGATTACCCCGGGACCATCGCCACCGTGCGTGCCGTGGCACGCTACGTGGGTGACCTGCTGGCGCAGAACTGA
- a CDS encoding DUF4870 domain-containing protein, translating to MTEPPRPPGAAGSGDDAADPTTPYSPSAPYPGADPHGAPSGTNPPPGGYPPPGAGGGYPPPGGPGYPPGGGYPAGPPAGGYPSQDDRTWSLIAHFGGPVGVVVGAFLLGWVAPLIALMTRGQQSPVVRAHAVAALNFQITWAAVSLAGWVATAITCGLLVFIPLLTWLVPVIFGIIGGVKANEGQLYRYPVSYAFLKR from the coding sequence ATGACGGAACCACCTCGACCGCCCGGAGCAGCCGGCTCCGGCGACGACGCAGCGGACCCCACCACTCCATATTCCCCGTCGGCCCCCTACCCGGGTGCCGACCCCCATGGCGCACCTTCCGGAACCAACCCGCCACCCGGCGGCTATCCCCCGCCGGGCGCCGGCGGCGGCTACCCGCCACCCGGCGGTCCGGGCTACCCGCCCGGCGGCGGATACCCCGCCGGCCCGCCGGCCGGCGGCTACCCCAGCCAGGACGACCGGACGTGGTCGTTGATCGCGCACTTCGGCGGACCGGTCGGCGTGGTGGTCGGTGCCTTCCTGCTCGGCTGGGTCGCCCCGCTGATCGCGCTGATGACCCGGGGGCAGCAGTCGCCGGTGGTCCGGGCGCACGCGGTCGCCGCGCTCAACTTCCAGATCACCTGGGCGGCGGTGTCCCTGGCCGGCTGGGTGGCCACGGCGATCACCTGCGGCCTGCTGGTCTTCATCCCGCTGCTCACCTGGCTGGTGCCGGTGATCTTCGGCATCATCGGCGGGGTCAAGGCCAACGAGGGGCAGCTCTACCGCTACCCCGTCTCGTACGCCTTCCTGAAGCGCTGA
- a CDS encoding carbohydrate ABC transporter permease: protein MSLATRAPVGTEAGGRGTDVPRRRRSGQRLPYLLLLPSLAVIGVLLLWPLGQVVAMSFFKLDNVRQLRGDREWPWAGLANYTTVLTDPFFRTVLRNTVLFAAANVVLTMILGTLVGLLLNRLGRRMATFVGSCVMLAWATPALTGAIVWKWIFDDTSGLVTWLFNALPDGLSSAVFGRSDWTGYGWFNSPLLFFSILTLVVVWHSFPFIAVSVLAGLKSVPGELHEAARVDGAGPWRVFWSVTFPLLRPVFGILIVLSTIWDFKVFTQQYTLAGGTQDRPTFMLSIYSYASAFSPPPKYGLGAAIAVILTVILLVVTGFYVRMVLRQEDEL, encoded by the coding sequence ATGAGCCTGGCCACCCGGGCACCGGTGGGCACCGAGGCCGGCGGACGGGGGACCGACGTCCCCCGCCGCCGGCGGTCGGGGCAGCGGCTGCCGTACCTGCTGTTGCTGCCCAGCCTCGCCGTCATCGGCGTCCTGCTGCTCTGGCCGCTCGGCCAGGTGGTCGCGATGTCGTTCTTCAAGCTGGACAACGTCCGGCAGCTGCGGGGCGACCGGGAGTGGCCGTGGGCGGGGCTGGCCAACTACACGACGGTGCTCACCGATCCGTTCTTCCGCACGGTGCTGCGCAACACCGTGCTGTTCGCCGCCGCCAACGTGGTGCTCACGATGATCCTCGGCACGCTGGTGGGGCTGCTGCTCAACCGGCTCGGCCGGCGGATGGCGACGTTCGTGGGCAGTTGCGTGATGCTGGCCTGGGCCACCCCCGCGCTGACCGGCGCGATCGTCTGGAAATGGATCTTCGACGACACGAGCGGCCTGGTGACCTGGCTGTTCAACGCCCTGCCGGACGGGCTGTCGTCGGCGGTCTTCGGTCGCAGCGACTGGACCGGCTACGGCTGGTTCAACTCGCCGCTGCTGTTCTTCAGCATCCTCACCCTGGTGGTGGTCTGGCACTCGTTCCCGTTCATCGCGGTGAGCGTGCTCGCCGGGCTCAAGAGCGTACCGGGCGAGTTGCACGAGGCGGCCCGGGTGGACGGCGCCGGCCCGTGGCGGGTGTTCTGGTCGGTGACCTTCCCGCTGTTGCGGCCGGTGTTCGGCATCCTGATCGTGCTCTCCACGATCTGGGACTTCAAGGTCTTCACCCAGCAGTACACGCTGGCCGGCGGCACCCAGGACCGGCCGACGTTCATGCTCTCCATCTACTCGTACGCGTCGGCCTTCTCGCCGCCGCCCAAGTACGGCCTGGGCGCGGCCATCGCGGTGATCCTCACGGTGATCCTGCTCGTGGTCACCGGTTTCTACGTCCGCATGGTGCTCAGGCAGGAGGATGAGCTGTGA
- a CDS encoding GlsB/YeaQ/YmgE family stress response membrane protein, translating to MGIITALIVGLIVGALGRLVVPGRQNMPMWLHMVIGVGAALLGTVIARAAGIATETAGVDWAELLVQVVVAAIAVAIVSGVGGRRGVSRY from the coding sequence ATGGGTATCATCACCGCGCTCATCGTTGGTCTCATCGTCGGCGCGCTCGGCCGCCTGGTCGTTCCGGGCCGCCAGAACATGCCGATGTGGCTGCACATGGTGATCGGCGTCGGGGCGGCCCTGCTGGGCACCGTGATCGCCCGGGCCGCCGGGATCGCCACCGAGACCGCCGGCGTCGACTGGGCCGAGCTGCTGGTGCAGGTCGTGGTGGCCGCCATCGCCGTGGCCATCGTGTCCGGTGTCGGTGGGCGGCGCGGCGTGAGCCGGTACTGA
- the dnaJ gene encoding molecular chaperone DnaJ: MTRDYYGILGVSRDASDDDIKRAYRKLARQYHPDVNPDPAAHDRFKEINAAYEVLSDDQKRQIVDLGGDPLAPGGGGGAGPAGAGPFVGFQDIMDAFFGAAGGGAGRGPRPRTRPGSDAILRLELDLHETAFGVEAPITVDTAVLCTTCSGAGTAAGTHLATCEACGGRGEVQSVQRTFLGQVVSSRPCTVCQGYGTTVPHPCPTCAGDGRVRTRRSLTVKIPAGVEDGMRIRLAQQGEVGPGGGTAGDLYVEIHERPHDVYSRKGDDLHCRVTVPMTAAALGTRLTIKTLDSEETVDVKPGTQPGSTLRLRARGIPHLRGTGRGDLFVHLDVRTPTKLDADQERMLRDFAKTRGEEVAELSKQGGFFSRMRDAFNGHA, translated from the coding sequence GTGACCAGGGACTACTACGGGATCCTCGGCGTGAGCCGGGACGCTTCCGACGATGACATCAAGCGTGCCTACCGCAAGTTGGCGCGGCAGTACCACCCGGACGTCAACCCGGATCCCGCGGCGCACGACCGGTTCAAGGAGATCAACGCCGCGTACGAGGTGCTCTCCGACGACCAGAAGCGGCAGATCGTGGATCTCGGCGGCGATCCGCTCGCTCCCGGCGGGGGCGGCGGGGCCGGGCCGGCGGGAGCCGGACCTTTCGTCGGTTTCCAGGACATCATGGACGCGTTCTTCGGCGCGGCCGGCGGCGGGGCCGGGCGTGGCCCGCGTCCGCGTACCCGGCCGGGCTCGGACGCCATCCTCCGGCTGGAACTCGACCTGCACGAGACCGCGTTCGGGGTCGAGGCGCCGATCACGGTCGACACCGCCGTGCTCTGCACCACATGCTCGGGCGCCGGCACCGCGGCCGGCACCCACCTGGCCACCTGCGAGGCGTGCGGTGGCCGCGGCGAGGTGCAGTCGGTGCAGCGCACCTTCCTGGGCCAGGTCGTCTCGTCCCGGCCCTGCACGGTCTGCCAGGGGTACGGCACGACCGTCCCGCACCCCTGCCCGACCTGCGCCGGCGACGGCCGGGTCCGCACCCGCCGGTCGCTGACCGTGAAGATCCCGGCCGGGGTCGAGGACGGCATGCGGATCCGCCTCGCCCAGCAGGGCGAGGTGGGACCGGGCGGCGGCACGGCCGGCGACCTGTACGTGGAGATCCACGAGCGGCCGCACGACGTGTACTCGCGCAAGGGCGACGACCTGCACTGCCGGGTCACCGTCCCGATGACCGCCGCCGCGCTGGGCACCCGGCTGACGATCAAGACGCTGGACAGCGAGGAGACCGTGGACGTGAAGCCGGGCACCCAGCCGGGCAGCACGCTGCGGCTGCGCGCCCGGGGCATACCCCACCTGCGCGGCACCGGCCGGGGTGACCTGTTCGTGCACCTGGACGTGCGTACCCCCACCAAGCTCGACGCCGACCAGGAGCGGATGCTGCGCGACTTCGCCAAGACCCGCGGCGAGGAGGTCGCCGAGCTGTCCAAGCAGGGCGGCTTCTTCTCCCGGATGCGCGACGCGTTCAACGGCCACGCGTAG